One genomic region from Pseudomonas hormoni encodes:
- the cobU gene encoding bifunctional adenosylcobinamide kinase/adenosylcobinamide-phosphate guanylyltransferase, whose translation MLQLILGGARSGKSRLAEKLAADSRLPVTYIATSQPLDGEMNERVVHHRARRPAEWALIEEPVELARVLRETARADRCLLVDCLTLWMTNLLMLDDSERLTAEREALLDCLAELPGEIIFVSNETGMGVVPLGELTRRYVDEAGWLHQALAERCQRVVLTVAGLPLTLKGTAL comes from the coding sequence ATGCTGCAACTGATCCTCGGCGGCGCCCGCTCCGGCAAAAGTCGCCTGGCCGAAAAACTGGCAGCAGACAGCCGGCTCCCGGTGACCTACATCGCTACCAGCCAACCCCTGGACGGTGAAATGAACGAACGGGTCGTCCATCATCGCGCTCGTCGTCCGGCCGAATGGGCGTTGATCGAAGAGCCTGTGGAACTCGCCCGTGTCCTGCGTGAAACCGCCCGCGCCGATCGTTGCCTGCTGGTGGATTGCCTGACCCTGTGGATGACCAATCTGCTGATGCTCGACGACAGCGAGCGCCTGACCGCGGAGCGCGAAGCCTTGCTGGACTGCCTGGCTGAATTGCCGGGTGAAATCATTTTTGTCAGCAACGAGACCGGAATGGGTGTCGTGCCGCTGGGCGAATTGACTCGCCGCTATGTCGATGAAGCCGGTTGGCTGCATCAAGCCTTGGCCGAGCGCTGTCAGCGAGTCGTCCTGACCGTCGCCGGCCTGCCCCTTACTTTGAAAGGAACTGCGTTATGA